One part of the Solea solea chromosome 16, fSolSol10.1, whole genome shotgun sequence genome encodes these proteins:
- the LOC131475299 gene encoding cyclin-dependent kinase 5 activator 1-like has translation MGTVLSLSPSYRKAALFEDGPATVGHYTAVQNSKNAKDAAAAAKSLKRPSIISVLPWKRIVAVSAKRKGSKKLQSEGGDGGKGSSPEGHATATSGSASNSLKLKKSQSCANLSSYTSSQDPATTTTTTSSHLPTSKTLANVATVAVKKNSLTGSGIQPSTAAGTPKRVIVQASTSELMRSLGEFLCRRCYRLKRLSPTDPVLWLRSVDRSLLLQGWQDQGFITPANVVFLYMLCRDVVSAEVASERELQASLLTCLYLSYSYMGNEISYPLKPFLVEAEKEAFWDRCLEIINRMSGKMLQINTDPHYFTQVFADLKNESKKEEEKTKLLIGLDR, from the exons ATGGGTACAGTGCTGTCGTTGTCTCCCAGCTACCGGAAGGCGGCGCTGTTCGAGGACGGCCCGGCTACAGTGGGCCACTACACAGCCGTGCAGAACAGCAAGAATGCCAAGGACGCTGCCGCAGCTGCAAAGTCCCTCAAACGGCCTTCCATTATTAGCGTGCTGCCATGGAAACGAATCGTGGCTGTGTCGGCGAAGAGGAAGGGCTCCAAGAAGCTGCAGTCAGAGGGCGGGGACGGCGGGAAGGGGAGCTCCCCGGAAGGTCACGCCACCGCCACATCCGGCTCGGCCTCCAACAGTCTGAAGCTGAAGAAGTCGCAGTCCTGTGCGAACCTTTCATCTTACACATCCAGCCAGGACCCCGCGACCACCACGACCACTACCTCCTCTCACCTGCCCACCTCTAAGACCCTGGCTAATGTAGCTACTGTAGCTGTCAAAAAGAATTCCCTCACAGGCTCTGGGATCCAGCCATCTACTGCAGCAGGCACGCCGAAACGTGTCATTGTCCAG GCTTCCACCAGTGAACTGATGCGCAGCCTGGGTGAGTTCCTGTGTCGACGCTGTTATCGTCTGAAGCGTCTCTCCCCGACGGATCCGGTGCTGTGGCTGCGCAGTGTGGACCGCTCCCTCCTCTTACAGGGCTGGCAGGACCAGGGCTTCATCACTCCGGCCAACGTAGTCTTCCTCTACATGCTGTGCCGCGACGTGGTCTCCGCCGAGGTGGCCTCCGAGCGGGAGCTGCAGGCCTCGCTGCTCACCTGCCTCTACCTGTCCTACTCCTACATGGGCAACGAGATCTCCTACCCGCTGAAGCCTTTCCtggtggaggcagagaaggAAGCCTTCTGGGACCGCTGCCTGGAGATCATCAACCGCATGAGTGGCAAGATGCTTCAGATCAACACCGACCCCCACTACTTCACCCAAGTGTTTGCCGACCTGAAGAACGAGAgcaagaaagaagaggagaagaccaAACTCCTCATAGGCCTCGACCGATAA